A stretch of Rhinoderma darwinii isolate aRhiDar2 chromosome 4, aRhiDar2.hap1, whole genome shotgun sequence DNA encodes these proteins:
- the LOC142760763 gene encoding G-protein coupled receptor 35-like, translating to MEVERSNCSFTTLRLSFQTFSLITYIPLFFFGILCNALALWIFCCKMPKWTETTVFMVNLMVADILVVLTFPFRLYAFLHKWDLGSGLCKALMSSYFVNMYMSIFTITAIAFDRYLAIRHPLKYKSWMSVRKASVTCCIFWILFITVGILRNLESRDYTLTTCFQKDSPEPFNLSPIFIVFGFVLPLLVISFCSGNVIMTLSVKITLDTYKQCSVNKAVKIVIANLVSFIICFLPIHMGYTIRFAAESLKASCYILEKINDFVHVANFLANANCVLDSVVYYFAASEFWHVLFKQKLTLPKYKSSCV from the coding sequence ATGGAGGTAGAAAGAAGTAATTGCTCCTTTACCACTCTAAGGTTATCATTTCAGACATTCAGCCTAATTACTTATATTCCgcttttttttttcggcattttATGCAATGCTCTGGCTCTTTGGATTTTTTGTTGCAAAATGCCAAAATGGACAGAAACTACTGTTTTCATGGTGAACCTGATGGTCGCCGATATCTTGGTTGTTTTGACCTTTCCATTCAGACTTTATGCTTTCCTACATAAATGGGACCTTGGAAGTGGATTGTGTAAAGCCCTAATGTCCTCCTACTTTGTGAATATGTACATGAGTATTTTCACTATCACAGCTATTGCATTTGACCGCTACTTGGCAATCAGACACCCACTGAAATACAAAAGCTGGATGTCAGTAAGGAAAGCGTCCGTCACTTGTTGTATCTTCTGGATCCTTTTCATCACAGTTGGTATACTGAGGAATTTGGAAAGCAGAGACTACACATTAACCACATGCTTTCAGAAGGACAGCCCTGAGCCCTTTAATTTGTCCCCAATCTTTATCGTGTTTGGATTTGTCCTACCTTTGCTAGTTATAAGCTTTTGCTCTGGGAATGTCATCATGACTCTTAGTGTTAAAATAACATTGGATACTTATAAGCAGTGTTCTGTTAACAAAGCCGTGAAGATAGTTATTGCTAACTTAGTGAGTTTTATAATTTGCTTCTTGCCCATCCACATGGGATACACCATCCGTTTTGCAGCCGAAAGCCTTAAGGCTTCTTGTTACATACTTGAAAAAATCAATGACTTTGTTCATGTGGCAAACTTCCTGGCAAACGCAAACTGTGTCCTAGATTCAGTGGTCTACTACTTTGCCGCCAGTGAATTTTGGCATGTTCTTTTCAAACAAAAGTTAACTTTACCTAAATACAAATCTTCATGTGTGTAA